Proteins encoded within one genomic window of Couchioplanes caeruleus:
- a CDS encoding chemotaxis protein CheW — MEDLGEIVGEFLMESHENLDQIDRDLVALEQNPASRDLIARIFRAIHTIKGTSGFLAFTRLETLAHAGESLLSRLRDGVQPVTPTTITTLLATIDGVRSLLEAIEQNGSEGEVDVDNIITAVHAQMNAPGDAAPAAPAAPAAPAAPAAPAAPAAPAAEAPAAEAPAAKAAEKPEPLEEKPVRPAPEPVEGQRRPLGEILVETGAAEATDVGSALQAQLEGDERKLGTILLEEGKTQPGAVNDALQAQAPKRSVADSAIRVDVDLLDTLMNMVGELVLARNQLVRGVMEIGDSGLVRSAQRLGMITSELQEGIMKTRMQPIEHIWSKLPRVIRDLSNSLGKKVELVMEGKETELDRSLLEAVKDPLTHLVRNAVDHGIEEADRRIAAGKNPQGTLTLRAYHEGGHVAVEVADDGAGMDVNRIAQKAVEKGLLRADQIPNMDKREIMAMVFQPGFSTAAKVTNVSGRGVGMDVVKTNIERIGGAVSVDSTLGQGTVWRLTIPLTLAIIQALTVDCGDQRYVVPQVAVLELVFIDGQSTKIEYASGAPVYRLRGKLLPLVRLDRALGLDPGGDQGVYIMVLQADGRRFGLVVDRVLNTEEVVVKALNTRFKDIGLYAGATILGDGKVGLILDASALARRSHLAVDAGRENLVGTSRAAGGAGTGERLLITAVGERRVAIPLDTVTRLEEFPRDRIEHAGSREVVQYRGQILPLVRLSHLLGAYSEMEEGDTVSVVVYSEGGRSVALVVDRIVDIAENSTTARRDAEEDGLVGTAVIQQRVTELLDVRRAILAADPNFYNEMSDSEMLVEA, encoded by the coding sequence TTGGAAGACCTTGGCGAGATCGTCGGCGAATTCCTCATGGAGAGCCACGAGAACCTGGACCAGATCGACCGGGATCTCGTCGCGCTGGAGCAGAACCCGGCCTCGCGTGACCTGATCGCCCGCATCTTCCGGGCGATCCACACGATCAAGGGCACCAGTGGCTTCCTGGCCTTCACCCGGTTGGAGACGCTCGCGCACGCGGGCGAGTCCCTGCTGTCGCGGCTGCGCGACGGCGTCCAGCCGGTCACGCCGACCACGATCACCACGCTGCTGGCCACGATCGACGGCGTCCGGTCGCTGCTGGAGGCCATCGAGCAGAACGGCAGCGAGGGTGAGGTCGACGTCGACAACATCATCACCGCCGTCCACGCGCAGATGAACGCACCCGGCGACGCTGCACCGGCGGCTCCCGCCGCGCCCGCCGCACCGGCCGCGCCCGCCGCGCCGGCCGCACCCGCCGCGCCGGCCGCGGAAGCCCCGGCGGCCGAAGCCCCGGCGGCGAAAGCTGCCGAGAAGCCCGAGCCCCTCGAGGAGAAGCCGGTCCGCCCGGCGCCCGAACCCGTCGAGGGTCAGCGCCGCCCGCTCGGCGAGATCCTCGTCGAGACCGGCGCGGCGGAGGCCACGGACGTCGGCTCCGCGCTGCAGGCGCAGCTCGAGGGCGACGAGCGCAAACTCGGCACGATCCTGCTGGAGGAAGGCAAGACCCAGCCCGGCGCGGTCAACGACGCGCTGCAGGCGCAGGCGCCGAAGCGCAGCGTCGCCGACAGCGCGATCCGGGTGGACGTCGACCTGCTCGACACCCTCATGAACATGGTCGGTGAGCTCGTGCTCGCCCGTAACCAGCTCGTCCGCGGCGTGATGGAGATCGGCGACTCCGGCCTGGTCCGCAGCGCCCAGCGGCTCGGCATGATCACCTCCGAACTGCAGGAGGGGATCATGAAGACCCGGATGCAGCCCATCGAGCACATCTGGTCCAAGCTGCCCCGGGTCATCCGGGACCTGTCCAACTCGCTCGGCAAGAAGGTCGAGCTGGTCATGGAGGGCAAGGAGACGGAGCTCGACCGCAGCCTGCTCGAGGCCGTCAAGGACCCGTTGACCCACCTGGTCCGCAACGCCGTCGACCACGGCATCGAGGAGGCCGACCGGCGGATCGCCGCGGGCAAGAACCCGCAGGGAACGCTGACGCTGCGCGCGTACCACGAGGGTGGGCACGTCGCGGTCGAGGTCGCCGACGACGGCGCCGGCATGGACGTCAACCGGATCGCGCAGAAGGCCGTGGAGAAGGGCCTGCTGCGTGCCGACCAGATTCCGAACATGGACAAGCGCGAGATCATGGCGATGGTCTTCCAGCCCGGCTTCTCCACCGCGGCAAAGGTGACCAACGTGTCCGGCCGCGGCGTCGGCATGGACGTCGTCAAGACCAACATCGAGCGGATCGGCGGCGCGGTCAGCGTCGACTCGACGCTGGGCCAGGGCACGGTCTGGCGCCTCACGATCCCGCTGACGCTGGCGATCATCCAGGCGCTGACCGTCGACTGTGGCGACCAGCGCTACGTGGTGCCGCAGGTCGCGGTCCTGGAGCTGGTCTTCATCGACGGCCAGTCCACGAAGATCGAGTACGCCTCCGGCGCGCCCGTCTACCGCCTGCGCGGCAAGCTCCTGCCGCTCGTCCGCCTGGACCGGGCCCTCGGCCTCGACCCCGGCGGCGACCAGGGCGTCTACATCATGGTGCTGCAGGCCGACGGGCGCCGCTTCGGCCTCGTCGTGGACCGCGTCCTCAACACCGAGGAGGTCGTGGTCAAGGCGCTCAACACCCGGTTCAAGGACATCGGCCTGTACGCCGGCGCCACGATCCTCGGCGACGGCAAGGTCGGCCTGATCCTCGACGCCTCCGCGCTGGCGCGTCGCTCGCACCTCGCGGTCGACGCCGGGCGGGAGAACCTCGTCGGCACGTCCCGGGCGGCCGGCGGTGCCGGCACCGGCGAACGCCTGCTGATCACCGCGGTCGGGGAGCGCCGGGTGGCGATCCCGCTCGACACGGTGACCCGCCTGGAGGAATTCCCGCGGGACCGCATCGAGCACGCCGGCTCCCGCGAGGTGGTGCAGTACCGCGGCCAGATCCTGCCGCTGGTGCGACTGTCCCACCTCCTGGGGGCGTACAGCGAGATGGAAGAGGGCGACACCGTCTCGGTGGTCGTCTACAGCGAGGGGGGCCGCAGCGTGGCGCTGGTCGTGGACCGGATCGTCGACATCGCCGAGAACTCGACCACCGCCCGGCGCGACGCGGAAGAGGACGGTCTCGTCGGTACGGCGGTCATCCAACAGCGAGTGACCGAGCTGCTCGACGTGCGCCGCGCGATCCTCGCCGCCGACCCGAACTTCTACAACGAGATGTCCGACTCCGAGATGCTGGTGGAGGCCTGA
- a CDS encoding chemotaxis protein CheW, translated as MASRQFATFEVADQLFGVEVDTVQEVLSYNEYTPVPLAPPAVGGLFNLRGQVIAAVDLRVQLGLVRQALQGPVMNVILRGDGEPVSLLVDRIGEVVDLEDDAFEPPPDTLAGPTRELVTGTFKMDGRLMLALDVNQAVDTSRATT; from the coding sequence ATGGCGAGCCGGCAGTTCGCTACCTTCGAGGTGGCAGACCAGTTGTTCGGGGTCGAGGTCGACACCGTCCAGGAAGTGCTCTCCTACAACGAGTACACCCCGGTGCCGCTGGCGCCTCCGGCGGTCGGCGGGCTCTTCAACCTGCGCGGCCAGGTGATCGCGGCGGTCGACCTGCGGGTGCAGCTCGGCCTCGTCCGCCAGGCCCTGCAGGGCCCGGTGATGAATGTGATCCTGCGCGGTGACGGCGAGCCGGTCAGCCTGCTCGTGGATCGCATCGGCGAGGTGGTCGACCTGGAAGACGACGCGTTCGAGCCGCCGCCGGACACGCTCGCCGGTCCCACCCGCGAGCTGGTGACCGGAACCTTCAAGATGGATGGCCGGCTGATGCTGGCCCTGGACGTCAACCAGGCCGTCGACACCTCTCGAGCCACCACCTGA
- a CDS encoding protein-glutamate methylesterase/protein-glutamine glutaminase, with the protein MIRVLVVDDSVVVRRLIVDSLTGAAGIEVVGTAANGLLAQAKIDQLKPDAITMDIEMPQMDGIAAVRELRKRHRHIPVIMFSTLSAAGASATLEALAAGATDYVTKPSNVGSIAESIAAVREQLVPKIHALAGRRPAGPSRPGAGPAPARPGLTPPPGLRPGAPGRPGVLAGRPPGPAKAAPARPVRRGPHARVDILAIGSSTGGPDALTKVLQALPSDLPVPIVVTQHMPPVFTRMFAERLDRSTPLRVVEAGEGMELLPGTVYIAPGDKHLVLQRRNTATLTQLSGAPPENSCRPAVDVMFRSVAALYGASAYAAVLTGMGYDGRGGAKVLRDAGAEILAQDEASSVVWGMPGAVVGAGLADDVSPLDKIASALIQRVQVGRAPRATAVTR; encoded by the coding sequence ATGATCAGAGTTCTCGTCGTCGACGACTCCGTGGTGGTCCGCCGGCTCATCGTGGACTCGCTGACCGGTGCGGCGGGCATCGAGGTGGTCGGCACCGCCGCGAACGGCCTGCTGGCCCAGGCGAAGATCGACCAGCTCAAGCCGGACGCGATCACGATGGACATCGAGATGCCGCAGATGGACGGCATCGCGGCGGTGCGCGAGCTGCGCAAGCGGCACCGGCACATCCCGGTGATCATGTTCAGCACGCTGTCCGCGGCCGGGGCCAGCGCCACGCTCGAGGCGCTCGCCGCGGGCGCCACGGACTACGTGACGAAGCCGAGCAACGTCGGGTCGATCGCCGAGTCCATCGCGGCCGTCCGCGAGCAGCTCGTACCGAAGATCCACGCGCTGGCCGGCCGCCGCCCGGCCGGACCGTCCCGGCCGGGAGCGGGCCCGGCGCCGGCCCGGCCCGGCCTCACCCCGCCTCCGGGTCTGCGTCCCGGCGCGCCGGGACGACCCGGCGTGCTCGCCGGCCGTCCCCCGGGACCGGCGAAGGCCGCACCGGCCCGGCCGGTCCGGCGCGGCCCGCACGCGCGCGTCGACATTCTCGCGATCGGGTCGTCGACCGGCGGCCCGGACGCGCTGACCAAGGTGTTGCAGGCACTGCCGTCGGACCTGCCGGTGCCGATCGTGGTGACGCAGCACATGCCGCCGGTCTTCACCCGCATGTTCGCCGAGCGCCTCGACCGCAGCACGCCGCTGCGCGTGGTCGAGGCCGGCGAGGGGATGGAGCTCCTACCCGGCACGGTCTATATCGCTCCCGGCGACAAGCACCTGGTGCTGCAACGCCGGAACACCGCGACGCTGACCCAGCTCAGCGGCGCGCCGCCGGAGAACTCGTGCCGTCCGGCGGTCGACGTGATGTTCCGCTCGGTGGCGGCGCTCTACGGGGCGTCGGCGTACGCGGCGGTGCTCACCGGCATGGGATACGACGGACGAGGTGGTGCGAAGGTGCTGCGTGACGCAGGCGCCGAAATTCTGGCGCAGGACGAGGCGAGTTCGGTGGTCTGGGGCATGCCCGGCGCCGTGGTCGGCGCGGGATTGGCCGACGACGTGTCGCCGCTGGACAAGATCGCTTCGGCTTTGATCCAGCGGGTTCAGGTGGGCCGCGCGCCTCGAGCGACGGCGGTGACCCGATGA
- a CDS encoding CheR family methyltransferase, with the protein MTLSQADFAFVSTLVRREAAIVLAPGKEYLVEARLIPVARQVGAASVSEFLANLQRKPNPADQRRIIDALTTNETSWFRDREPFTAMTDVVLPELVKSRGSTRKLRLWSAASSSGQEAYSLAITLQESLPAGWGYEIMGSDISTEMVKRAEAAEYSQVEVNRGLPATQLVQYFERAGAHWRIAPHLRRNVTFKHMNLTAPLPNIPPFDVIFLRNVLIYFDVATKKSVLRNVARLLRPDGWLFLGAAETTIGIDDNYERVAAGRTSAYRVRSAVPAGAARKG; encoded by the coding sequence ATGACCCTCTCTCAGGCCGACTTCGCCTTCGTCTCGACGCTGGTCCGGCGGGAGGCGGCGATCGTGCTGGCGCCCGGCAAGGAGTACCTGGTGGAGGCCCGGCTGATACCGGTGGCCCGGCAGGTCGGTGCGGCCAGCGTCAGCGAGTTCCTGGCCAACCTCCAGCGCAAACCCAACCCGGCCGACCAGCGCCGGATCATCGACGCGCTGACCACGAACGAGACGTCGTGGTTCCGCGACCGGGAGCCCTTCACGGCGATGACCGACGTCGTGCTCCCCGAGCTCGTCAAGAGCCGCGGTTCGACCCGCAAGCTGCGGCTCTGGTCCGCGGCGAGCTCGAGCGGGCAGGAGGCGTACAGCCTGGCGATCACCCTGCAGGAATCGCTGCCCGCCGGCTGGGGATACGAGATCATGGGTAGTGACATCTCGACCGAGATGGTCAAGCGGGCCGAGGCCGCCGAGTACAGCCAGGTGGAGGTCAACCGGGGCCTGCCGGCCACTCAGCTTGTGCAGTACTTCGAACGGGCAGGCGCGCACTGGCGGATCGCGCCGCACCTGCGGCGCAACGTCACCTTCAAGCACATGAACCTGACGGCGCCGCTGCCCAACATTCCTCCATTCGACGTGATCTTCCTGCGGAACGTGCTGATCTACTTCGACGTCGCGACGAAGAAGTCGGTGCTGCGCAACGTCGCCCGACTGCTGCGGCCGGACGGCTGGCTCTTCCTCGGTGCGGCGGAAACGACCATCGGGATCGACGACAACTACGAACGGGTGGCGGCCGGCCGGACCTCTGCCTACCGAGTGCGAAGCGCGGTGCCTGCGGGCGCCGCAAGGAAGGGGTGA
- a CDS encoding response regulator, producing the protein MVIDDSRAMRMILKRIVAKLNFEAIEAGDGQEALDLLSTMTEVPELALIDWNMPNMNGLEFVTKVRAEPRLREMTLVMVTTESEQSQIVRALAAGAHEYVIKPFTEGAMIEKLALLGLVPTGANS; encoded by the coding sequence ATGGTGATCGACGACTCGCGGGCGATGCGGATGATTCTCAAGCGCATCGTCGCGAAACTGAACTTCGAGGCGATCGAGGCGGGTGACGGCCAGGAGGCTCTGGACCTGCTCTCCACGATGACCGAGGTGCCGGAACTGGCCCTCATCGACTGGAACATGCCCAACATGAACGGGCTCGAGTTCGTGACCAAGGTCCGCGCGGAGCCACGCCTGCGCGAGATGACGCTGGTCATGGTCACGACCGAGAGCGAACAGAGCCAGATCGTCCGGGCGCTCGCCGCGGGCGCACACGAATACGTGATCAAGCCCTTCACCGAGGGCGCGATGATCGAAAAGTTGGCCCTGCTGGGCCTGGTACCGACCGGAGCGAACTCATGA
- a CDS encoding chemotaxis protein CheX produces the protein MSVETVVSEDDLAEMVEQVWVSYLDPEGINPLVVTGDKEQTTEVHSTVSITGSWHGHLVYACSLQAARKSAAAFLAMEMDEVGQEDISDVLGELANIVGGNVKAMLPAGCFLSLPTVVLAPATASYYPAAEHLSGLYGIWDGEPISITMYQSIKQQEGSA, from the coding sequence ATGAGCGTCGAAACCGTGGTGAGCGAGGACGATCTCGCCGAGATGGTGGAACAGGTCTGGGTGTCGTACCTGGATCCCGAGGGCATCAATCCGCTGGTGGTGACGGGCGACAAGGAGCAGACGACCGAGGTGCACTCGACGGTGTCGATCACCGGCAGCTGGCACGGTCACCTGGTCTACGCCTGCTCCCTGCAGGCCGCGAGGAAGTCCGCCGCGGCGTTCCTGGCGATGGAGATGGACGAGGTCGGACAGGAGGACATCTCCGACGTCCTCGGCGAGCTGGCGAACATCGTCGGCGGCAACGTCAAGGCGATGCTGCCGGCGGGCTGCTTCCTGTCGCTGCCGACCGTCGTACTGGCGCCCGCAACCGCGTCGTACTACCCGGCGGCCGAGCACCTCAGCGGCCTGTACGGGATCTGGGACGGTGAACCGATCTCCATCACGATGTATCAGAGCATCAAGCAGCAGGAGGGGTCGGCATGA
- a CDS encoding response regulator, with the protein MKILIADDSRVMRQIVTRTLRQAGFDGHELVEASDGAQAAAMADSEKPDLIISDWNMPEMTGIDVLRKLRAAGNNVKFGFVTSECTDEMKSAAESAGSAFFIVKPFTAEQFDEVFSPILG; encoded by the coding sequence ATGAAGATCCTCATTGCGGACGACAGCAGGGTCATGCGCCAGATCGTGACCCGCACCCTGCGCCAGGCCGGCTTCGACGGCCACGAGCTCGTGGAGGCCTCGGACGGCGCCCAGGCCGCGGCGATGGCCGACTCGGAGAAGCCCGACCTCATCATCTCGGACTGGAACATGCCCGAGATGACCGGCATCGACGTGCTGCGCAAGCTGCGGGCGGCGGGTAACAACGTCAAGTTCGGCTTCGTGACCTCCGAGTGCACCGACGAGATGAAGAGCGCGGCGGAGAGTGCCGGATCAGCCTTCTTCATCGTGAAGCCCTTCACTGCTGAGCAATTCGATGAGGTCTTCTCTCCTATTTTGGGATGA
- a CDS encoding sulfotransferase family protein — MPTDRPIIVVGCPRSGTTMLQLMLHAHPRIAIPPETRFVLAAYRERREFGDLRVAENRRALARRIVDRRETRFCDLGLDAEETVELITAGQGTLGSALGTIFQRYAARFGKPRWGDKRPAYLHNVDILLRLFPDAQFVNIVRDGRDCVASLKEMSWHRKDIYATVAAWARAVDDARRAARRLGPSQWYELRYEDLVADPQGRLGELCAYLGEDYHPAMAEPSAVADVAVPSFKTWHARTHSPVTTQRVQSWQSRLTAEEIALCEAALGSRLVAHGYEVTGAVRPAAAELLRYGWTAAPQRLVPARRGLSRAASRLRRDHDLAHLPAATLHRQATSPVAQADRRVDVAQS, encoded by the coding sequence GTGCCGACTGACCGGCCGATCATCGTCGTCGGTTGCCCGCGTTCGGGCACGACGATGCTGCAGCTCATGCTGCACGCCCATCCACGGATCGCGATTCCGCCCGAGACCCGGTTCGTGCTAGCCGCATACCGCGAGCGCCGGGAGTTCGGCGACCTGCGGGTGGCGGAGAACCGGCGCGCGCTCGCCCGGCGCATCGTCGACCGGCGCGAGACCCGCTTCTGCGACCTCGGCCTCGACGCCGAGGAGACCGTCGAGCTCATCACCGCCGGCCAGGGCACGCTCGGCTCGGCGCTGGGCACGATCTTCCAGCGGTACGCGGCCCGCTTCGGCAAGCCGCGGTGGGGCGACAAGCGGCCGGCGTACCTGCACAACGTCGACATCCTGCTGCGGCTCTTCCCGGACGCCCAGTTCGTCAACATCGTCCGCGACGGCCGGGACTGCGTGGCGTCGCTCAAGGAGATGTCCTGGCACCGCAAGGACATCTACGCGACGGTGGCCGCCTGGGCCCGCGCCGTGGACGACGCCCGGCGTGCCGCGCGCCGGCTCGGCCCCTCGCAGTGGTACGAGCTGCGCTACGAGGACCTCGTCGCCGACCCGCAGGGGCGGCTCGGCGAGCTGTGCGCGTACCTCGGGGAGGACTACCACCCGGCCATGGCGGAACCGTCCGCGGTGGCCGATGTCGCCGTGCCCTCGTTCAAGACCTGGCACGCGCGGACGCACTCACCGGTGACCACCCAGCGGGTGCAGAGCTGGCAGAGCCGGCTGACGGCGGAGGAGATCGCGCTCTGCGAGGCGGCGCTGGGCAGCCGCCTGGTGGCCCACGGCTACGAGGTGACGGGCGCGGTCCGCCCGGCCGCCGCCGAGCTGCTGCGCTACGGCTGGACGGCGGCGCCGCAGCGGCTCGTCCCGGCCCGCCGCGGGCTGAGCCGGGCGGCCAGCCGCCTGCGTCGCGACCACGACCTGGCCCACCTTCCGGCCGCGACCCTGCACCGTCAGGCCACCTCGCCCGTGGCGCAGGCGGATCGCCGGGTGGACGTCGCCCAGTCCTGA
- the flhA gene encoding flagellar biosynthesis protein FlhA → MKNRNLSKFAVPIGVIGIIVMMVVPLPTFLLDLLIATNITGALLILLVAMFVQRPLDFSVFPALLLVMTLFRLALNISATRLVLRDGDAGKVIHAFGDFVVGGSLVIGLVIFLILIIVQMVVVTKGAERVAEVGARFTLDAMPGKQMAIDADLNAGLIDEAEAKKRRADVAAEADFYGAMDGGSKFVKGDAIAAIIITVINLVGGFGVGILQHGMAPAEAMNQYSLLTVGDGLVSQIPALLLSVATGLITTRSATSGDMGSSVTAQLGQNKLALRIAGGAALGLCVIPGLPKVPFLIIGAITLLIAQRIKDPEPEAEAAAAAAAAAGEAERPAPDSPEQLLGEMRVDPLELALSPDLVDLVDSNGGDLLDRVRALRRKMALELGIIMPPVRTRDDLDLPLSSYAIRISGVDAGSGQAPPGTVLAIGDGLQALPGRAGIEPVFGLAGKWVPAELHYQAELSGATVVDRASVIITHLAEIVRQNASRLLGREDVRSLTEMVKRTHPVVVEELTPTLLSLGQIQRVLQALLDEGVPIRDLVRIFESLSLRAKVSVDHDGLVEAARAALGPAIAAQYAADGRLTVITLEPMLEQSLLESLRPSETGAFMAIDGLRAEAIVTEAGRLVEAAEQSGITPVLACSPQLRLPLMRLLRAGSRRVQVLSYSEISGSTAQIETMGVVNGAYAGAA, encoded by the coding sequence GTGAAGAACCGCAACCTCAGTAAGTTCGCCGTACCCATCGGGGTCATCGGCATCATCGTCATGATGGTCGTGCCCCTGCCGACCTTCCTGCTCGACCTCCTGATCGCCACCAACATCACGGGCGCCCTGCTGATCCTGCTGGTCGCGATGTTCGTGCAGCGGCCACTCGACTTCTCCGTCTTTCCGGCCCTGCTGCTGGTCATGACGCTGTTCCGGCTCGCGCTCAACATCAGCGCCACCCGGCTCGTGCTGCGCGACGGCGACGCCGGCAAGGTCATCCACGCGTTCGGCGACTTCGTCGTCGGTGGCTCGCTGGTCATCGGCCTGGTGATCTTCCTGATCCTGATCATCGTCCAGATGGTCGTGGTCACCAAGGGTGCCGAGCGGGTCGCCGAGGTCGGCGCCCGCTTCACCCTCGACGCGATGCCCGGCAAGCAGATGGCGATCGACGCCGACCTCAACGCCGGCCTGATCGACGAGGCCGAGGCGAAGAAGCGCCGCGCGGACGTGGCCGCCGAGGCCGACTTCTACGGCGCCATGGACGGTGGCTCCAAGTTCGTCAAGGGTGACGCGATCGCGGCCATCATCATCACGGTGATCAACCTGGTCGGCGGGTTCGGGGTCGGCATCCTCCAGCACGGCATGGCCCCCGCCGAGGCGATGAACCAGTACAGCCTGCTGACCGTCGGCGACGGCCTGGTCTCGCAGATCCCCGCGCTGCTGCTGTCGGTCGCCACCGGTCTGATCACGACCCGCTCGGCGACCTCCGGCGACATGGGCAGCAGCGTCACCGCCCAGCTCGGGCAGAACAAGCTCGCCCTGCGGATCGCCGGCGGCGCGGCGCTCGGGCTCTGCGTCATCCCCGGCCTGCCGAAGGTGCCCTTCCTCATCATCGGCGCCATCACGCTCCTCATCGCCCAGCGGATCAAGGACCCCGAACCCGAGGCCGAGGCCGCCGCCGCGGCCGCGGCCGCCGCCGGGGAGGCCGAGCGGCCCGCGCCGGACTCACCCGAGCAGTTGCTCGGCGAGATGCGGGTCGACCCTCTGGAGCTCGCGCTCTCGCCCGACCTGGTGGACCTGGTCGACTCCAACGGCGGCGACCTGCTCGACCGGGTCCGGGCGCTGCGCCGCAAGATGGCCCTCGAACTGGGCATCATCATGCCGCCGGTACGGACCCGCGACGACCTGGACCTGCCGCTGTCGTCGTACGCGATCCGCATCTCCGGCGTCGACGCCGGCAGCGGGCAGGCGCCGCCCGGCACGGTGCTGGCCATCGGCGACGGGCTGCAGGCCCTGCCCGGCCGGGCCGGCATCGAGCCGGTCTTCGGCCTCGCCGGCAAGTGGGTGCCGGCCGAGCTGCACTACCAGGCCGAGCTCTCCGGCGCGACCGTCGTGGACCGGGCCTCCGTGATCATCACCCACCTCGCCGAGATCGTCCGGCAGAACGCCAGCCGCCTGCTCGGCCGCGAGGACGTCCGGTCGCTGACCGAGATGGTCAAGCGCACGCACCCCGTGGTGGTCGAGGAGCTGACTCCGACCCTGCTCAGCCTCGGCCAGATCCAGCGGGTGCTGCAGGCGCTGCTCGACGAGGGAGTGCCGATCCGCGACCTGGTCCGGATCTTCGAATCCCTCTCCCTGCGCGCCAAGGTCTCCGTCGACCACGACGGCCTGGTCGAGGCCGCCCGGGCCGCGCTCGGGCCGGCCATCGCCGCCCAGTACGCCGCCGACGGCCGCCTCACGGTCATCACCCTCGAGCCGATGCTCGAGCAGAGTCTGCTCGAGTCGCTGCGCCCCAGCGAGACCGGCGCCTTCATGGCGATCGACGGACTGCGGGCCGAGGCGATCGTGACCGAGGCCGGCCGGCTCGTCGAGGCCGCCGAGCAGTCCGGCATCACGCCGGTCCTGGCCTGCTCACCGCAGTTGCGACTGCCACTGATGCGTCTCCTGCGCGCCGGCTCCCGCCGGGTGCAGGTGCTGTCCTACTCGGAGATTTCAGGTTCCACCGCACAGATTGAGACCATGGGGGTGGTGAACGGTGCCTACGCGGGTGCTGCTTGA
- a CDS encoding EscU/YscU/HrcU family type III secretion system export apparatus switch protein, whose translation MAGEKTEQPTPQKLKKAKQEGQIGRSQDVGAWFGMLAASIMLPRTLKSAMEHSQELMAKIPDVIANPDPQVALGILKDGLMSAGWAVLPLAVTMMAIGIAAAGAQGGIRVATKLFIPKFNRLNPWPGIKKMLGPQAMWEGSKALIKTCVLAGVLYATTKDIVPVLMTAGRLQVLALLGVVNDAALGLIRAASIAGIVMAAADYFVVRRRTNKQLRMTKEEVKQENKNSEGDPHLKGHIRAKQMAMARSRQMADVPTSDLVLINPTHVAVALRYDPEKGAPRVLAKGQGAIAQKIRELASEHRIPLVQDVALARALEKGVEVGQEIPAEFYGAVAKVLAFVMSMKARGSVAGVHRNPNAAETAA comes from the coding sequence GTGGCCGGTGAGAAGACCGAACAGCCGACACCACAGAAGCTCAAGAAGGCCAAGCAGGAGGGCCAGATCGGGCGCAGCCAGGACGTCGGCGCCTGGTTCGGCATGCTGGCCGCCAGCATCATGCTGCCGCGCACTCTGAAGTCGGCGATGGAGCACTCTCAGGAGCTGATGGCCAAGATTCCGGACGTCATCGCCAACCCCGATCCGCAGGTCGCGCTCGGCATCCTGAAGGACGGCCTGATGAGTGCCGGCTGGGCGGTGCTGCCGCTGGCAGTGACCATGATGGCCATCGGCATCGCGGCGGCCGGGGCGCAGGGTGGCATCCGGGTGGCCACGAAGCTGTTCATTCCGAAGTTCAACCGGCTGAACCCGTGGCCCGGCATCAAGAAGATGCTGGGCCCGCAGGCGATGTGGGAAGGCAGCAAGGCCCTGATCAAGACCTGCGTGCTGGCGGGTGTGCTCTACGCCACCACGAAGGACATCGTGCCGGTGCTCATGACGGCGGGTCGGTTGCAGGTCCTTGCGCTGCTCGGCGTGGTGAACGACGCCGCACTGGGGCTGATCCGAGCCGCCTCCATCGCCGGCATCGTGATGGCCGCCGCCGACTATTTCGTCGTCCGCCGCCGCACCAACAAGCAGTTGCGGATGACGAAGGAGGAGGTCAAGCAGGAGAACAAGAACTCGGAGGGCGACCCGCACCTCAAGGGCCACATCCGGGCCAAGCAGATGGCGATGGCCCGCAGCCGGCAGATGGCCGACGTGCCGACCTCGGACCTGGTGCTGATCAATCCCACCCACGTGGCGGTCGCGCTGCGCTACGACCCGGAGAAGGGGGCGCCCCGGGTGCTGGCGAAGGGGCAGGGTGCCATCGCGCAGAAGATCCGGGAGCTCGCCTCCGAGCACCGGATCCCCCTGGTGCAGGACGTCGCGCTGGCCCGGGCGCTGGAAAAAGGCGTGGAGGTGGGGCAGGAGATCCCCGCCGAGTTCTACGGGGCGGTGGCAAAGGTTCTGGCGTTCGTGATGAGCATGAAGGCGCGTGGGTCGGTCGCAGGTGTGCACCGCAACCCGAACGCTGCCGAGACCGCTGCTTGA